A section of the Humulus lupulus chromosome 2, drHumLupu1.1, whole genome shotgun sequence genome encodes:
- the LOC133816650 gene encoding probable aspartic proteinase GIP2: MASSFSFKLFFFLFLFSALSSHLATAKTAAFPKALVLPVTKDTTTRQYITQITQRTPPVQLKVVLDVGGEFLWIDCEKGYKSSTKRHVPCGSPQCVLSGSGACTTSDNPSDVGVCGVMPNNPFSSVGTSGDLFEDILYIQSTNGFNPGKQVSVPNLLFSCAPNSLLEGLASGIVGMAGFGRNKVALPSLFSSAFSFPRKFGVCLSSSNGVIFFGKEPYVLLPGIDVSDPTSLTYTPLIQNPRSLVSSFEGNPSAEYFIGVKSIKVDGKPLRLNTTLLTFDNEGGHGGTKISTVDPFTTLETSIYKAVVGAFVKALGPKVPRVKAVAPFGACFNAKYIGNTRVGPAVPQIDLVLRNDKLWSIFGANSMVSVGDDVLCLGFVDGGPLNFVDWGVKFTPTAVVIGGHQIENNFLLFDLGASRLGFSSSLLFRQTTCSNFNFNSSTY; encoded by the coding sequence ATGGCTTCCTCATTCTCTTTCaagctcttcttcttcctctttctcTTCTCTGCCCTTAGCTCTCATCTCGCCACAGCCAAAACAGCAGCATTCCCCAAAGCTCTTGTCCTACCTGTTACAAAAGACACCACCACTCGCCAGTACATCACCCAAATAACCCAAAGGACCCCTCCAGTCCAACTCAAAGTCGTCCTAGATGTTGGTGGCGAATTCCTTTGGATTGACTGTGAAAAGGGCTACAAATCTTCTACCAAAAGGCATGTCCCCTGCGGCTCACCACAATGTGTCCTGAGCGGGTCTGGGGCTTGTACTACCAGCGACAACCCATCAGACGTAGGCGTTTGTGGTGTGATGCCCAATAACCCTTTCTCATCAGTCGGCACTAGTGGTGATTTATTCGAAGACATCTTATATATCCAATCCACCAACGGATTCAATCCCGGTAAACAAGTTTCAGTACCCAATCTACTTTTCTCGTGTGCACCCAACTCTCTCTTAGAAGGCCTCGCAAGCGGAATCGTCGGTATGGCTGGCTTTGGAAGGAACAAAGTTGCGCTTCCTTCCTTGTTCTCATCGGCTTTTAGCTTTCCAAGAAAGTTCGGCGTTTGCTTGTCCTCTTCTAACGGTGTCATTTTCTTTGGAAAGGAACCTTATGTGTTGCTTCCTGGTATTGACGTCTCTGACCCTACGTCCTTGACTTACACTCCGTTAATCCAAAACCCTAGAAGCCTCGTATCCAGTTTCGAAGGCAACCCATCAGCCGAATACTTCATCGGAGTAAAGTCCATTAAGGTCGACGGGAAGCCCTTGAGGCTCAATACTACGCTGCTAACCTTCGACAACGAAGGTGGTCATGGGGGAACGAAGATAAGCACCGTTGATCCATTCACAACATTGGAAACTTCCATATACAAAGCCGTTGTTGGTGCGTTTGTCAAAGCTCTTGGGCCTAAGGTTCCTAGAGTTAAGGCAGTTGCACCGTTCGGAGCTTGCTTCAATGCAAAGTACATCGGCAACACCCGAGTTGGGCCTGCCGTTCCTCAGATCGATTTGGTGTTGCGGAACGATAAGTTGTGGTCGATATTTGGTGCCAACTCCATGGTTAGTGTTGGTGATGATGTGTTGTGCCTTGGATTCGTTGACGGTGGTCCACTTAACTTCGTTGACTGGGGTGTTAAGTTCACCCCAACTGCTGTTGTGATTGGAGGGCATCAAATTGAGAACAATTTTCTTCTGTTTGATTTGGGTGCTTCAAGGCTTGGTTTCAGCTCCTCTCTTCTGTTTAGGCAAACAACTTGTTCTAATTTCAACTTCAATTCTTCTACTTACTAG